In the Muricauda sp. MAR_2010_75 genome, one interval contains:
- the sufD gene encoding Fe-S cluster assembly protein SufD — protein sequence MDLKDKLLSSFLAFENTLDLEHPVHEVRSEAIKNFEEKGFPSKKEEAWKYTSLNSLQKVDFSIFPKQENTLEYKDIKKYFLHEIDTYKIVFVDGVYSSYLSETTHDGVDVCLMSSAFSKPMFRQVLDVYFNKAASKEESLTTLNTAFCKEGAYIYIPKNKMPKKPIQILHLATGNESALMLQPRNLIVAEQNAEVQIIERHQSLTDNEVFTNSVTEIFAAKDAIVDYYKVQNDNNNASLVDNTYISQKDSSVVRVHTFSFGGKLTRNNLNFYQDGERIDSTLKGVTILGEKQHVDHHTLVHHAQPNCESHQDYKGIFGERSTGVFNGKIVVDKIAQKTDAFQQNNNILISDKATINSKPQLEIFADDVKCSHGCTIGQLDEEALFYLRSRGIPKKEATALLMYAFANNVLESVRIPELKVRINKIIANKLGVRVGFEL from the coding sequence ATGGATTTAAAAGATAAATTACTCTCATCTTTTTTGGCTTTTGAGAACACCTTGGATTTGGAACACCCAGTCCACGAGGTTCGTTCGGAGGCCATAAAGAACTTTGAGGAAAAAGGGTTTCCCTCTAAAAAGGAGGAAGCTTGGAAATATACCTCGTTGAACAGTTTGCAAAAGGTGGACTTCAGTATTTTCCCGAAACAGGAGAATACCCTGGAATACAAGGACATCAAGAAGTACTTTTTGCACGAGATAGACACCTACAAAATTGTTTTTGTAGATGGCGTTTATAGTTCATACCTATCGGAAACCACCCATGATGGGGTTGATGTTTGCCTGATGAGTTCCGCTTTCAGCAAACCCATGTTCCGTCAGGTGCTCGATGTGTATTTTAATAAAGCGGCATCAAAAGAGGAGTCCTTGACTACATTGAATACCGCTTTTTGCAAGGAAGGGGCCTATATCTATATTCCAAAGAATAAAATGCCCAAAAAGCCCATCCAAATTCTGCATTTGGCCACGGGCAATGAGTCAGCTTTGATGCTCCAACCCAGAAACTTGATCGTTGCGGAGCAAAATGCCGAAGTGCAAATTATTGAACGCCACCAAAGTTTAACGGACAATGAGGTGTTCACCAATTCCGTGACCGAGATTTTTGCGGCCAAAGATGCCATTGTGGACTACTACAAGGTGCAAAATGATAATAACAACGCTTCCTTGGTGGACAACACCTATATTTCACAAAAAGATAGCAGTGTGGTTCGGGTGCATACCTTTTCCTTTGGTGGAAAATTGACCCGAAACAATTTGAACTTCTATCAAGACGGGGAACGTATTGATTCTACTTTGAAAGGCGTGACCATTTTGGGCGAAAAACAGCATGTGGACCATCACACCTTGGTGCACCATGCCCAGCCCAATTGTGAAAGCCATCAAGATTATAAAGGAATTTTCGGGGAGCGATCTACAGGCGTCTTCAACGGAAAGATCGTTGTGGACAAGATTGCCCAGAAAACAGATGCCTTCCAACAAAACAACAATATTTTGATCAGTGATAAGGCCACTATTAACTCAAAACCCCAATTGGAGATTTTTGCGGATGATGTAAAATGCTCCCACGGATGTACCATTGGCCAGTTGGATGAAGAAGCTTTGTTCTACCTAAGATCAAGGGGAATTCCCAAAAAAGAGGCTACCGCTTTGTTGATGTATGCCTTTGCCAACAATGTGTTGGAAAGCGTTCGAATTCCAGAATTAAAGGTTCGAATCAACAAGATTATCGCCAACAAGCTTGGCGTTCGTGTTGGGTTTGAGCTGTAA
- a CDS encoding aminotransferase class V-fold PLP-dependent enzyme, whose translation MIQTSLDIATIRKDFPILNRKVNGQPLVYLDNAATSQTPQQVIDMIVAYYQSYNANIHRGVHSLSQEATDAYEVARKKIQAHFNIAKSQEVIFTSGTTHGINLVATGFTSFLKKGDEVVVSAMEHHSNIVPWQMLCERTGASLKVIPMNMEGELIMEEYHKLLSEKTKFVFCNHVSNALGTINPIEEIIEAAHNVGAAVLIDGAQAAAHIKPDLQALNVDFYVVSAHKMCGPTGVGMLYGKEEWLKKLPPYQGGGEMIAEVTFEKTTYADLPHKFEAGTPNICGGIAFGAALDYLNSIGFEAITQYEDELVHYATEQLLSIDGLRIYGNAKHKTSVISFNIEGIHPYDIGTILDKLGIAVRTGHHCAQPIMDFYKIPGTVRASFSFYNTKEEVDKLVAGVKRAKSMLE comes from the coding sequence ATGATACAAACTTCACTAGATATTGCTACCATTAGAAAGGACTTCCCAATCCTCAACCGAAAGGTTAATGGGCAGCCTTTGGTGTATCTGGACAATGCAGCAACTTCGCAAACACCGCAGCAGGTCATAGATATGATTGTGGCGTATTATCAAAGCTACAATGCCAATATCCACAGAGGGGTACACAGCCTTTCGCAAGAAGCCACGGATGCTTATGAAGTGGCCCGAAAGAAAATCCAGGCACATTTCAATATTGCGAAATCACAAGAGGTCATTTTTACCTCAGGCACCACGCATGGTATTAATTTGGTGGCCACGGGATTCACTTCATTTTTAAAGAAAGGGGATGAGGTAGTGGTATCAGCCATGGAACATCATTCCAATATTGTGCCGTGGCAAATGTTGTGCGAGCGCACTGGGGCGAGCCTTAAGGTAATTCCGATGAATATGGAGGGTGAACTGATCATGGAAGAATACCACAAGCTGTTATCCGAAAAGACCAAGTTCGTGTTCTGCAACCATGTTTCCAACGCCTTGGGCACCATCAACCCTATTGAGGAAATTATAGAGGCTGCCCACAACGTAGGTGCCGCAGTTTTAATCGACGGTGCTCAGGCCGCTGCCCATATTAAACCAGACTTGCAAGCGTTGAATGTGGATTTTTATGTGGTTTCGGCCCATAAAATGTGTGGTCCAACCGGTGTAGGTATGCTGTACGGTAAAGAAGAATGGTTGAAGAAATTACCGCCCTACCAAGGTGGAGGCGAAATGATCGCTGAGGTCACTTTTGAAAAGACCACCTACGCCGATTTACCGCATAAGTTTGAAGCGGGTACGCCAAACATCTGTGGCGGGATTGCTTTTGGTGCCGCGTTGGATTATTTGAACAGCATCGGTTTTGAGGCCATTACCCAATATGAGGATGAACTCGTACACTATGCCACCGAGCAATTGCTGAGCATTGATGGGTTGCGCATTTATGGCAATGCCAAGCACAAAACTTCCGTCATATCCTTCAATATAGAAGGCATTCATCCGTACGATATTGGCACTATTTTAGACAAATTGGGTATTGCGGTTCGAACCGGGCACCATTGCGCCCAACCCATTATGGATTTTTATAAGATTCCGGGTACAGTGAGGGCCAGTTTCAGTTTTTACAATACTAAGGAAGAAGTGGACAAACTGGTAGCAGGCGTAAAACGAGCCAAAAGCATGTTGGAATAG
- a CDS encoding SufE family protein — protein MTIQEIQEEIIDEFSMFDDWMQRYEYMIELGKSLPLIEEQYKVDDNLIKGCQSKVWVHAELDGDKLVFTADSDAIITKGIIAILIRAFSNQRPQDIIDADTSFIDEIGLKEHLSPTRANGLVSMVKQLKLYAVAYQTQLN, from the coding sequence ATGACCATACAAGAAATACAGGAAGAGATTATTGACGAGTTCTCCATGTTTGATGACTGGATGCAGCGTTACGAATACATGATTGAACTGGGAAAATCCCTTCCCTTGATCGAGGAACAATATAAAGTTGATGACAATCTCATAAAAGGTTGCCAGAGCAAGGTTTGGGTGCATGCCGAATTGGATGGCGACAAGTTGGTGTTCACTGCGGATAGTGACGCCATCATCACCAAAGGAATCATTGCCATTTTAATACGGGCATTCAGCAATCAGAGACCGCAGGACATTATTGATGCTGATACAAGTTTTATTGATGAAATTGGATTAAAGGAGCATTTATCACCAACCCGTGCAAACGGATTGGTGAGTATGGTAAAGCAATTGAAACTGTACGCGGTGGCTTACCAAACACAATTAAATTAA
- a CDS encoding SUF system Fe-S cluster assembly protein has product MSEETTIDTQELGEKIVKVLKTIYDPEIPVDIYELGLIYDVFVNEDYDVKILMTLTSPNCPVAESLPAEVEEKVKSLDELKDVEVEITFDPPWTQELMSEEAKLELGLL; this is encoded by the coding sequence ATGAGCGAAGAAACCACCATAGATACCCAAGAATTGGGAGAGAAAATTGTAAAGGTCCTCAAGACCATTTATGACCCAGAGATTCCTGTGGACATATATGAATTAGGCTTGATTTACGATGTGTTCGTGAATGAGGATTATGATGTCAAGATTTTAATGACCTTAACATCGCCCAATTGTCCAGTAGCGGAAAGTTTACCGGCTGAAGTAGAAGAAAAGGTAAAATCGTTGGACGAATTAAAGGACGTTGAAGTAGAAATCACTTTTGATCCTCCATGGACCCAAGAACTGATGAGCGAGGAAGCGAAATTGGAGCTGGGATTGCTTTAA
- a CDS encoding DUF2480 family protein, giving the protein MSEITNRVAQSKLVTFDLEELYPKGERKVLDIKDWLLEGIILREKEFRNHVDDHNWSDYQDSYVALQCSTDAIVPGWAFMLVASKLTPYANKVVVGSLEDLETVLYQTILENLDVSPYADKPVIIKGCSKKPVPENAYLMAIEKIQPVAKSIMYGEACSSVPLFKKK; this is encoded by the coding sequence ATGAGTGAAATCACAAACAGAGTAGCCCAAAGCAAACTGGTCACTTTTGACTTGGAAGAATTATATCCCAAAGGAGAGCGAAAGGTACTTGATATAAAAGATTGGTTGCTGGAAGGTATCATTTTACGAGAAAAGGAGTTCAGAAACCATGTGGATGATCACAACTGGTCTGATTACCAAGATAGTTATGTGGCATTGCAGTGCTCAACTGATGCCATTGTTCCCGGTTGGGCCTTTATGTTGGTCGCCTCCAAATTGACCCCTTATGCCAACAAAGTGGTGGTAGGAAGTTTGGAAGATTTGGAAACAGTACTTTACCAAACCATTCTGGAAAACTTGGACGTATCTCCATATGCAGACAAGCCCGTGATCATAAAAGGATGCTCCAAAAAACCTGTTCCTGAGAACGCCTATCTTATGGCCATAGAAAAAATACAGCCCGTGGCCAAAAGTATCATGTACGGTGAGGCGTGTTCTTCGGTTCCGCTTTTTAAGAAAAAATAA
- a CDS encoding IPT/TIG domain-containing protein, which translates to MKKIAFLASIVFCMGLTILSCSKENGPNEPTQQGPKINSFSPTEGIVGTTIWIQGSNFGATKAANTVKIGNITATVTSTSATEIFITVPEGAVSGNISVTVGGKTDTGGTFTVTEEKAIDGGIALNKNIVDLFSLDTETLAFTLTGDVSANDIVWSSDDESVVIVDENGTITGVSEGSTFINAFISEEVSTNCIVNVSPSVFAVGYEEINGIAVAKIWKNGVATNLTDGTAFGAATSVFVDGSDIYACGIVLGENDIPTAQVWKNGEHLYTLTDSSNFGVAHSIYVFEGNIYVVGSETNENDTAIANIWKNGSLFGALTDDSVEGALASEIFVNATGIYTAGYEESVQHENGTPKLWEDNTQIDLTDETYHGRAYSVYAVGSDIYVAGYEENDNGIWVAKYWKNGMVTNLSDGSQNADAQSIFVMGQDVYVAGSYYEGQETFQQAVVWKNGTPTNMGSMGSGASSVYVYDEDVYVGGLELLGENLYAVVWKNGNPLELELTEGAGDSTVLSIFIR; encoded by the coding sequence ATGAAAAAAATTGCGTTTTTAGCATCAATCGTGTTTTGTATGGGACTGACCATCCTTTCCTGTTCAAAAGAAAATGGCCCCAATGAACCCACGCAACAAGGGCCTAAAATCAACAGCTTTAGTCCTACTGAAGGAATTGTGGGTACCACTATTTGGATTCAGGGATCAAATTTTGGCGCCACCAAAGCCGCCAACACCGTAAAGATTGGAAATATCACAGCAACGGTCACCAGTACCTCGGCCACTGAAATCTTTATCACAGTCCCCGAAGGAGCCGTCTCAGGGAACATTAGTGTTACCGTTGGTGGAAAAACAGATACGGGAGGTACTTTTACGGTGACCGAAGAAAAAGCGATTGATGGTGGGATTGCCCTTAATAAAAATATAGTGGACCTATTTAGCTTGGACACCGAGACACTAGCATTCACACTTACAGGTGATGTTAGCGCCAACGATATTGTTTGGAGTTCGGATGATGAAAGTGTGGTTATTGTGGATGAAAACGGCACAATTACTGGTGTTTCAGAAGGAAGCACCTTTATCAATGCTTTTATAAGCGAAGAGGTAAGCACTAATTGTATTGTAAACGTAAGCCCAAGTGTTTTTGCCGTGGGATATGAGGAAATTAATGGTATAGCCGTTGCTAAAATTTGGAAAAATGGAGTTGCTACAAATTTAACCGATGGTACTGCATTTGGTGCGGCAACATCGGTATTCGTGGATGGAAGTGATATTTACGCATGCGGCATTGTGTTAGGTGAAAATGATATCCCTACTGCCCAAGTTTGGAAAAACGGAGAACATTTATACACCCTTACAGATTCGAGCAACTTTGGTGTGGCGCATTCAATTTATGTTTTTGAAGGAAATATTTATGTGGTAGGTAGTGAAACCAATGAAAATGATACTGCTATAGCCAACATTTGGAAAAATGGAAGTTTATTTGGTGCCTTAACGGATGATAGTGTAGAAGGGGCCCTAGCGTCTGAAATATTTGTCAACGCCACTGGCATTTATACTGCAGGTTATGAGGAGAGTGTACAACATGAAAATGGAACCCCAAAATTATGGGAAGATAATACACAAATTGATTTGACCGATGAAACGTATCACGGTAGAGCATATTCGGTTTATGCGGTAGGTTCAGATATCTATGTGGCAGGTTATGAGGAAAATGACAACGGAATTTGGGTCGCCAAGTATTGGAAAAATGGAATGGTCACAAATTTGTCTGATGGTTCACAAAATGCAGATGCTCAATCAATATTCGTTATGGGTCAAGATGTTTATGTAGCTGGCAGCTATTATGAAGGTCAAGAAACATTCCAACAAGCGGTAGTTTGGAAAAATGGGACACCAACTAACATGGGTTCCATGGGTTCTGGTGCTTCCTCAGTATACGTTTATGATGAAGATGTTTATGTGGGAGGTTTAGAACTTCTAGGTGAAAATTTATATGCCGTTGTTTGGAAAAATGGAAATCCTCTGGAACTTGAACTTACAGAAGGAGCTGGGGATTCAACTGTCCTTTCTATTTTTATTAGGTAA
- a CDS encoding Ig-like domain-containing protein, translating into MKIRNLFWGVFAMVALWSCGPDEPGSVYLNTPPVINDQSFSAREDISDTDIIETVRADDVENHKITFSIHKDDSDLFEISLLGDLSLKQGKNLDFESVEEHTIIVRAHDGIVGKYANVTITVEDVEPEPDSPTVVLQKELLELFVGDTEILTAATTNADGLTVSWTSDNETVATVDQDGNVTAVSVGTATITASLAQSSSNATVTVVPNVYVAGFDLSGNNVVAVLWKNGEAHNLTDGTNNARAHSVFVDDNGIVHVVGYEFVNGVKVAMLWEPDGENIKATILSNPANEAEAQSIFINENGTSFVAGYELHNGTRDAMLWIDQMANIVSDGSSNAYAYDVYVDGTDVYVVGSQSINGTKAAILWFNDQVVGLTDGSTQAQANSVFVQNGNTYVAGEQDIAGFKALLWDSSQPNPVALTNINEGTALSVTGNGTDIFVAGAQTNAQNQSFATLWTNGSPTALADGGMGPSSARSVFLYDSDVYLAGYQIENGVYMAKLWVNGVQTDLGAGFGTSVFVK; encoded by the coding sequence ATGAAAATTAGAAATCTTTTCTGGGGAGTTTTTGCCATGGTCGCCCTATGGTCATGCGGTCCCGACGAACCGGGCTCTGTCTATTTGAATACCCCTCCTGTAATTAATGATCAAAGCTTTAGTGCAAGGGAAGACATCAGCGACACGGACATCATAGAAACAGTAAGAGCTGATGATGTGGAAAATCACAAAATCACTTTTAGCATCCATAAAGATGATTCTGATCTTTTCGAAATTTCATTATTAGGCGATTTAAGTCTAAAACAAGGAAAAAATCTTGATTTTGAATCCGTCGAAGAACATACCATCATCGTAAGGGCCCACGATGGTATTGTGGGTAAATATGCGAACGTTACCATTACCGTTGAAGATGTGGAGCCTGAGCCAGATTCCCCTACCGTTGTTCTCCAAAAGGAATTGCTGGAACTGTTCGTAGGGGACACCGAAATCCTCACTGCGGCCACTACAAATGCTGATGGACTTACCGTTAGTTGGACCTCGGACAATGAGACAGTGGCCACCGTGGACCAAGATGGAAACGTTACTGCAGTAAGTGTAGGTACGGCCACAATCACCGCCTCTTTGGCCCAGTCCTCTTCAAATGCCACTGTAACGGTTGTTCCCAATGTGTATGTAGCTGGTTTTGACCTTTCTGGGAATAATGTTGTTGCTGTTTTATGGAAGAATGGCGAAGCGCATAATCTTACCGATGGAACCAACAACGCAAGGGCACATTCAGTCTTTGTGGACGACAACGGAATAGTTCACGTAGTTGGTTATGAATTCGTCAATGGAGTTAAAGTTGCCATGTTATGGGAACCAGACGGTGAAAATATTAAGGCCACCATACTTTCCAACCCAGCAAATGAAGCTGAAGCGCAATCCATTTTTATTAACGAAAATGGGACTAGCTTTGTGGCAGGTTATGAGCTCCACAATGGTACAAGGGATGCTATGTTATGGATAGACCAAATGGCCAATATAGTTTCTGATGGTTCCAGTAACGCATACGCCTATGATGTGTATGTAGATGGCACTGATGTTTATGTTGTGGGAAGTCAATCCATTAATGGAACCAAGGCGGCCATACTGTGGTTCAACGACCAAGTCGTTGGCTTAACTGATGGTTCTACCCAAGCCCAAGCTAATTCTGTATTTGTACAAAATGGAAATACCTATGTAGCTGGCGAACAAGATATTGCTGGCTTTAAGGCACTACTTTGGGATAGTAGTCAACCCAATCCCGTAGCGCTTACCAATATTAATGAAGGTACGGCACTATCTGTAACAGGAAATGGAACGGATATCTTTGTCGCCGGTGCACAGACAAATGCCCAAAATCAATCATTCGCCACCTTGTGGACAAATGGTTCACCGACCGCATTGGCCGATGGTGGAATGGGTCCTTCATCAGCTCGTTCTGTATTCTTATATGACTCAGATGTCTATTTGGCTGGATATCAGATTGAAAATGGAGTTTATATGGCAAAACTTTGGGTGAATGGTGTGCAAACTGACCTTGGAGCTGGATTTGGAACCTCTGTTTTTGTAAAATAA
- a CDS encoding DUF3078 domain-containing protein, which produces MKKILITAGMFFAFVSAQAQTAEEIKAEMAPKKDSIAAIQGRVDALQAQLDALPGWKIGAFGTIGGSLSNFNNWFAQGIPNNSSGNIGFTVNAYANLQEKKFFWRNAANLNLTWVKLDDKDDPTDDDSFRQATDVFNISSLYGRKVSEKFAISALAEYRTTILSNFNDPGYLDLGIGATWTPITDLVVVMHPLNYNFVFSSEDTIFESSMGAKILADYTKKIGAVNFKSNLSLFQSYKSGDLSNWTWTNSFSYTLWKMIGVGFDFGLRNNKQETLNYIVNNAPTPDPTATFDTIDNELQTYWTLGLSYKF; this is translated from the coding sequence ATGAAAAAAATACTTATAACTGCAGGGATGTTCTTTGCTTTTGTTTCAGCGCAGGCACAGACCGCTGAAGAAATCAAAGCTGAGATGGCTCCAAAAAAAGATTCTATTGCAGCCATTCAAGGTCGGGTTGATGCGCTTCAGGCCCAATTGGATGCTCTTCCAGGTTGGAAAATAGGGGCTTTTGGTACTATTGGCGGGAGCCTCTCCAATTTTAACAATTGGTTTGCCCAAGGCATTCCCAATAACTCTTCAGGAAACATTGGTTTTACGGTAAATGCTTATGCCAATTTGCAGGAAAAGAAGTTCTTTTGGAGAAATGCGGCCAACCTTAATCTTACTTGGGTGAAGCTGGATGATAAGGATGACCCCACTGATGATGATAGCTTCAGGCAGGCTACGGATGTGTTCAATATTTCTTCGCTTTATGGTAGAAAGGTGAGTGAAAAATTTGCCATTTCTGCTCTGGCGGAATACAGAACCACCATTTTGAGCAACTTTAATGATCCCGGGTACTTGGATTTGGGCATTGGTGCCACGTGGACACCGATTACGGATTTGGTAGTGGTCATGCACCCGTTGAACTACAACTTTGTGTTCAGTAGTGAGGATACCATTTTTGAGTCTTCCATGGGTGCCAAGATTTTGGCCGATTACACCAAAAAAATAGGAGCTGTCAATTTTAAGAGTAACCTTTCCTTATTCCAAAGTTATAAGAGTGGTGATTTGAGCAACTGGACCTGGACCAACTCATTCTCATATACATTATGGAAAATGATTGGGGTTGGTTTTGATTTTGGTCTGAGAAACAACAAACAGGAAACCTTAAACTACATTGTCAACAACGCACCCACTCCAGACCCAACCGCCACATTTGATACCATTGACAATGAATTACAAACGTACTGGACCTTGGGATTGAGTTATAAGTTTTAA
- a CDS encoding ATP-binding protein: MKEDSTKVQAYLDVAWDLLRKDVQTTFQYADSAAMLAKKLGLPYKLTRAKRTKSFALTGMGKYAEAEIFLQEAMDGFVSEDNQTMILDTQIEFGWLKWQQDLLEESTAYFVGGLPLAKELKDQQREARIHNHLGGIYRVQKQYNKSIEHYTLALNLVEALDFVPGISACLSNLSAAYRDIKDYEKALEYANRALAFKEEQGDDLGAGRALNNIGLIYKDTQVFDKAEQAFQQAYNIADKVGDQKLISHVEHNQMVLAFSKKEYPRSIMLGEKILSGTQALSDIEMVTDLYKHLSKAHAEMGNYPEAYRYAVKEQEFSDSLYNKNLATITNDIEAKYQNEQKTKEIALLASEKELQDLQLTQRIKERNVIIVFATLAFLLALLLYNQYRIKQKSNKELHKLDELKSNFFANISHEFRTPLTLIKGPIEHLEQNPDEQLGREEIKMIRRNTNKVLGLVNQLLELSKIDQGKLQLEPTEGDVYKCLRAAASSFNSHAAQRHMDYRVRIPKETLWAAYDRDKLEKVVYNLLSNAFKFSEDGEMVAFAAHYQNDELTIQVSDSGKGISEDKLPFIFDRFYQVDYSSTKESGGSGIGLSLSKDLIELMDGTITVSSEAGKGTFFKVQLPLERIKTRHLVSDNGAVDVKTEPPKPFQLARTDKRNLSEILLIEDNEDMRQFIKGQLVKEYRVLEAINGEKGLGMAIAKVPDLIITDLMMPKMDGIELCKKLKTDVRTSHIPVIMLTARAGIENKIEGLETGADDYLTKPFDAKELMVRIKNLITQRKRLRNHFGTNNPVVDPAKVTTTSLDKKFLERVLDLLEKEHSNAEFGVPQMQETLAMSKTQLHRKLKALTNESPGELLRNFRLKRAAQLLSQEADTVTQVAYQVGFNNLSYFAKCFKEMFGVSPSSY, encoded by the coding sequence ATGAAAGAGGACAGCACTAAGGTACAGGCCTATTTGGATGTAGCTTGGGATTTACTGCGTAAAGATGTCCAAACCACTTTTCAATATGCAGATTCAGCGGCCATGCTTGCCAAAAAACTGGGTTTGCCCTATAAATTGACACGTGCCAAACGGACCAAGAGTTTTGCCTTGACCGGGATGGGCAAATATGCAGAGGCCGAAATCTTTCTCCAAGAAGCTATGGATGGCTTTGTTTCAGAAGACAATCAAACCATGATTTTGGACACCCAAATAGAATTTGGTTGGTTGAAATGGCAACAAGATTTGCTGGAAGAGTCAACGGCTTATTTTGTTGGGGGACTGCCTTTGGCCAAAGAACTTAAGGATCAGCAGCGGGAGGCGCGTATCCACAATCATTTGGGAGGCATCTACAGGGTGCAAAAGCAATATAATAAATCCATTGAGCACTATACCTTGGCACTGAACCTTGTGGAAGCTCTGGATTTTGTACCGGGAATTTCTGCCTGCCTTTCCAATTTGTCCGCGGCATATAGGGACATCAAGGATTATGAAAAAGCGCTTGAATATGCGAACCGAGCTCTAGCTTTTAAAGAAGAACAGGGAGATGATTTGGGAGCGGGGAGAGCGTTGAACAACATTGGGCTTATTTATAAGGACACCCAGGTTTTTGACAAGGCTGAACAGGCTTTTCAACAAGCGTATAACATCGCTGATAAAGTGGGGGATCAAAAGTTGATTTCCCATGTGGAACACAATCAGATGGTTCTAGCATTCTCCAAAAAGGAATATCCCCGCAGCATAATGCTTGGTGAAAAAATATTGAGTGGTACACAGGCACTGAGTGACATTGAGATGGTCACGGATTTGTACAAGCACCTCTCCAAGGCCCATGCTGAAATGGGGAATTATCCCGAAGCCTATCGTTATGCAGTGAAGGAACAGGAGTTTTCAGATAGTTTGTACAATAAGAACTTGGCCACCATTACCAACGACATTGAGGCCAAATATCAGAATGAACAAAAGACCAAAGAAATTGCCTTACTCGCTTCTGAAAAAGAACTTCAAGACCTGCAATTGACACAGCGCATAAAGGAACGCAACGTAATCATTGTTTTTGCGACACTGGCTTTTTTACTCGCTTTATTGCTTTACAATCAATATCGAATCAAGCAGAAATCCAATAAAGAGCTGCATAAATTGGATGAACTCAAATCCAATTTTTTTGCCAATATATCCCATGAATTCCGAACGCCCCTTACTTTGATCAAGGGACCTATAGAACATTTGGAACAAAATCCGGATGAACAATTGGGACGGGAAGAAATCAAAATGATCCGGCGAAACACCAATAAAGTGCTGGGTTTGGTGAACCAATTGTTGGAGCTTTCCAAAATAGATCAGGGCAAACTGCAATTGGAGCCCACCGAAGGGGATGTCTACAAATGCCTCCGGGCCGCGGCATCCTCCTTCAACTCACATGCGGCACAACGGCATATGGACTATCGGGTACGGATTCCGAAGGAAACTCTTTGGGCGGCCTATGATCGGGACAAATTGGAAAAGGTGGTCTACAATCTTTTGAGCAATGCCTTTAAATTTAGTGAGGACGGTGAAATGGTTGCTTTTGCGGCCCATTATCAAAATGATGAACTGACCATTCAGGTGTCCGATTCCGGAAAAGGCATTTCTGAAGACAAGCTGCCTTTTATTTTTGACCGATTTTATCAGGTGGACTACAGTTCAACCAAGGAAAGTGGTGGATCCGGCATTGGGCTGTCCCTCTCCAAAGATCTTATTGAGTTGATGGATGGGACCATTACCGTTTCCAGCGAAGCAGGGAAAGGCACCTTTTTTAAGGTGCAGTTGCCTTTGGAACGGATTAAGACACGGCATTTGGTTTCTGATAATGGTGCTGTCGATGTAAAAACGGAACCGCCCAAACCTTTTCAACTTGCCCGAACGGATAAACGGAATCTCTCCGAAATCCTCTTGATTGAGGACAACGAGGACATGCGGCAGTTCATAAAGGGTCAATTGGTAAAGGAATATCGGGTTTTGGAAGCCATCAATGGCGAAAAAGGATTGGGAATGGCCATAGCCAAGGTTCCAGACCTTATTATTACGGACTTGATGATGCCAAAAATGGATGGGATTGAGCTCTGTAAAAAACTAAAGACCGATGTACGGACCAGCCATATCCCCGTAATTATGCTCACGGCCCGGGCAGGAATCGAAAATAAAATTGAGGGACTGGAAACGGGAGCCGATGATTATTTGACCAAACCCTTTGATGCGAAAGAACTTATGGTGCGCATCAAGAACCTGATAACACAACGGAAACGGCTCAGGAACCATTTTGGCACTAATAATCCTGTGGTTGACCCAGCAAAGGTGACCACTACCTCATTGGACAAAAAATTTCTGGAAAGGGTACTGGACCTGTTGGAAAAGGAACATTCCAATGCTGAGTTTGGTGTTCCGCAAATGCAGGAAACCTTGGCCATGAGCAAAACGCAACTGCACCGAAAACTCAAAGCACTCACTAATGAGTCCCCTGGGGAATTACTGCGGAATTTCAGACTAAAAAGGGCTGCCCAATTACTCTCACAAGAAGCAGATACCGTTACTCAAGTGGCTTATCAAGTTGGGTTCAATAACCTGTCCTATTTTGCCAAATGCTTTAAGGAAATGTTCGGTGTTTCCCCTTCATCTTACTGA